In Candidatus Nitronauta litoralis, one DNA window encodes the following:
- a CDS encoding D-alanine--D-alanine ligase, whose product MVVNSLKGKNIAVLMGGLSFEREVSLTTGTEILEALKRQGLKAVKVDVDRNVASRLAEINPDLAFIALHGTFGEDGAIQGMLECQRIPYTGSGVLGSALAFNKVATKHLLDQAGIPTPRYEVHYRDSHRPGAHSLPLPVVVKPSDQGSSIGVSIVRKESEWEPAMSLAFELSEEVLVEEFIDGKLLAIGMKEREPMPVVHIKPKSGFYDFDSKYTEGKTEYVCPALISKQEEEACRKVARNTFRVLRGRGFPRVDVILSPDGVPYVLEMNTVPGMTPLSLLPMAAKESGLDFDTLVLEIAKTAQLDYAEETN is encoded by the coding sequence ATGGTCGTGAATTCGTTGAAAGGCAAAAATATAGCGGTGCTGATGGGAGGTCTCTCCTTTGAACGGGAAGTGTCCTTAACAACGGGTACCGAAATCCTGGAAGCACTCAAGCGCCAGGGCTTGAAGGCGGTGAAAGTCGACGTCGACCGAAATGTTGCAAGCCGGTTGGCCGAGATCAACCCGGACCTCGCATTCATTGCCCTGCACGGTACTTTCGGAGAAGACGGAGCTATTCAGGGCATGTTGGAATGCCAGCGAATTCCTTATACGGGTTCTGGGGTGCTTGGCAGTGCTCTTGCGTTTAATAAGGTTGCTACCAAACACCTTTTGGATCAGGCGGGGATACCGACACCGCGCTACGAAGTGCACTACCGAGATAGCCACAGACCGGGGGCTCACTCGCTTCCTTTGCCCGTGGTGGTCAAACCTTCGGACCAGGGTTCCAGCATCGGTGTCAGCATTGTGAGAAAAGAATCAGAGTGGGAGCCGGCCATGAGTCTGGCGTTTGAACTTTCAGAAGAAGTCCTGGTCGAAGAGTTTATAGATGGCAAACTTCTGGCCATTGGTATGAAAGAGCGTGAACCCATGCCCGTTGTGCACATAAAACCAAAGTCAGGTTTTTACGATTTTGACTCCAAATACACGGAAGGAAAAACAGAATACGTCTGTCCTGCGTTGATTTCAAAACAAGAAGAAGAAGCCTGCCGCAAGGTTGCGCGCAACACCTTTCGGGTGTTACGTGGACGGGGCTTTCCCAGAGTCGATGTCATTCTTTCACCGGATGGTGTGCCTTATGTCCTGGAAATGAACACTGTCCCAGGGATGACACCGCTCAGTCTGCTACCCATGGCAGCGAAGGAAAGCGGACTTGATTTTGACACGCTGGTTCTTGAAATCGCGAAGACCGCGCAACTCGATTATGCGGAGGAGACTAACTGA
- a CDS encoding FtsQ-type POTRA domain-containing protein, which yields MSLAIAERKLTHPGRKRWLQEGPKKRKGKTQKKEKPAIRSFDLDFAALFKTAAETFARGVLVLAFCYGAFHGYLFLTSSSRFAVSQISIEGLDRLNKQSLLESMPLIEGKNLFLLDLESITERLTGHPWVSAASVQRKWPNAVTIQIAERKPYARIQLDDIYVMDNFGILVTRSQDEFLHLPLITGTLNEAPDLGQRVVSNEILKGLRAMHYLNRLPFFKKDPVTSVQITGPSLLTFSTREQGLKIRMAANDVQAGFQNFKIILDALNPTRDGVDIIDLSFRNKVVIQPKPGNKGSGHRRKA from the coding sequence ATGAGTCTCGCTATCGCCGAACGTAAACTGACGCACCCGGGCCGCAAACGCTGGCTCCAGGAAGGTCCCAAAAAACGTAAGGGCAAAACCCAAAAGAAAGAAAAACCGGCTATACGTTCTTTCGATCTGGATTTTGCTGCACTCTTTAAAACAGCAGCCGAAACCTTCGCTCGCGGTGTTCTGGTATTGGCATTTTGTTACGGCGCCTTTCACGGCTACCTGTTTCTGACTTCTTCAAGCCGGTTTGCTGTCTCGCAGATATCCATTGAAGGACTGGACCGATTGAACAAGCAATCGTTGCTGGAATCAATGCCTCTGATTGAAGGAAAAAACTTGTTCCTGCTGGACCTGGAAAGCATAACGGAGCGATTAACGGGTCACCCTTGGGTGAGCGCAGCGTCAGTGCAACGCAAATGGCCAAACGCTGTAACGATTCAAATTGCAGAACGCAAACCCTATGCGCGGATACAACTCGACGATATTTACGTTATGGACAATTTCGGAATTCTGGTCACCCGTTCCCAGGATGAATTCCTGCACCTTCCCTTGATCACAGGAACTTTAAATGAAGCCCCTGATTTGGGACAGCGGGTGGTATCGAACGAAATTCTTAAAGGCTTAAGGGCCATGCATTACCTGAACAGGTTGCCATTTTTTAAAAAGGACCCAGTCACCTCGGTACAAATTACCGGGCCCAGTCTGCTGACCTTTTCGACACGAGAACAAGGTTTAAAGATCCGGATGGCGGCCAATGATGTACAGGCCGGTTTTCAAAATTTTAAAATCATCCTCGACGCATTGAACCCGACACGGGACGGCGTCGACATTATCGATTTATCGTTTCGCAACAAAGTGGTGATCCAACCGAAACCCGGCAACAAGGGTTCCGGCCATCGCCGCAAAGCTTGA
- the ftsA gene encoding cell division protein FtsA, translating into MSKHHKLVVGLDIGTTKICCIIAEVSSHGDIEIIGLGQAPSRGLRKGVVVNIESTVESIKHAVEEAELMAGTEVESVFVGIAGGHIRSLNSHGIIAVKNREINAQDMERVIEAAKAIAIPLDREVIHVLPQEYIVDNQDGIKTPLGMAGVRLEAKVHIVTAAVTSAQNIVKCVNRAGLGVTDIVLEQLASSESVLSADEKELGVAIIDIGGGTSDLAIFYQGSIKHTSVLAIAGAQMTNDIAIGLRTPNTEAEKIKHVHGCAYSALVDEDDHIEVPGVGGRNDMAISRHILSQIIEARTLEMFEMLNHEIETSGFRDLISSGIVLTGGTSSLRGMAALAEEIFQMPVRVGTPTGFAGLVDVVNSPVYATSTGLIHYGVRSHRQGNVQELQGRNLFDKIFSRMKGWAEEFF; encoded by the coding sequence ATGTCTAAACATCACAAACTGGTGGTAGGTCTTGATATCGGCACCACCAAAATCTGCTGTATCATTGCCGAAGTCAGCTCGCATGGTGATATAGAAATCATCGGCCTCGGCCAGGCGCCTTCGCGGGGTTTGCGCAAAGGGGTCGTGGTCAACATTGAAAGTACGGTCGAATCCATCAAACATGCGGTTGAAGAGGCCGAATTGATGGCTGGCACCGAAGTGGAATCCGTGTTCGTCGGTATCGCCGGAGGGCACATCAGAAGTCTAAACAGTCATGGCATCATCGCGGTAAAAAATCGCGAGATCAACGCGCAGGATATGGAGCGCGTGATAGAAGCCGCCAAGGCCATTGCTATTCCGCTCGATCGTGAAGTGATTCACGTCCTGCCTCAGGAATACATTGTCGACAATCAGGACGGTATTAAAACTCCCCTGGGCATGGCCGGTGTGCGTCTGGAAGCCAAGGTTCATATTGTCACCGCGGCGGTCACCTCGGCGCAGAATATAGTGAAATGTGTCAATCGTGCTGGGTTAGGCGTCACCGATATCGTGCTGGAGCAATTAGCTTCCAGCGAATCGGTCCTTTCAGCGGATGAGAAAGAACTGGGAGTGGCCATCATCGATATAGGTGGCGGTACCTCGGATCTCGCAATTTTTTATCAAGGGTCTATCAAGCACACTTCGGTATTGGCCATCGCGGGAGCTCAAATGACGAATGACATCGCCATCGGTCTCAGAACGCCCAATACGGAAGCAGAAAAAATCAAACATGTACACGGGTGCGCCTATTCTGCCCTGGTCGATGAAGACGATCACATAGAAGTTCCAGGTGTAGGTGGACGTAACGACATGGCCATTTCAAGACATATCCTGAGCCAGATCATCGAAGCACGGACTCTGGAGATGTTCGAGATGCTCAATCATGAAATTGAAACTTCCGGTTTTCGCGATTTGATTTCATCAGGGATTGTGCTGACAGGTGGTACTTCAAGCCTGCGCGGTATGGCAGCGCTGGCAGAAGAAATTTTTCAAATGCCGGTTCGGGTCGGCACACCAACGGGCTTCGCCGGGCTGGTCGATGTGGTAAACAGTCCGGTTTACGCTACCAGCACAGGCCTGATCCACTATGGGGTACGCAGTCATAGGCAAGGCAACGTTCAGGAATTACAGGGTCGCAATTTATTCGATAAAATCTTCAGCCGTATGAAAGGCTGGGCGGAAGAATTTTTTTAG
- the ftsZ gene encoding cell division protein FtsZ has protein sequence MIEFDQESEYSACIKVVGIGGGGTNAVNSMVRSHIQGVEFIVANTDVQSLEASPCTHKLQLGSDSTKGLGAGSNPEVGRFAAEESKNQIRGMLEGADMVFITAGMGGGTGTGGTPIVAEIAREVGALTVGVVTRPFEFEGNRRQKQANEGLEELKKAVDTLIVIPNQKLLSFIGKQTSLMHAFKEVDDVLRQAVCSISDLIVIPGLINLDFADVKTIMSGMGKALMGSGISSGENRAVDAAQNAISSPLLDDAAVDGAQGVLINITGGEDLTLHDVNEAATLVQKAAHPDAHIIFGSVIDKSLQDEMRVTVIATGFQETSSQGLELVAGPAEESPMPLRKVVGGEPEPVDAVAEEGETLSTFKRNNLKKLANSIKKEAAGSLANAANFDIPTFLRKHAD, from the coding sequence CTGATTGAATTTGATCAAGAAAGTGAATACTCGGCCTGCATCAAGGTCGTGGGAATTGGCGGTGGAGGTACCAATGCCGTCAACTCAATGGTCCGGTCGCACATTCAGGGCGTGGAGTTCATCGTCGCCAATACAGATGTGCAATCGCTGGAAGCATCGCCGTGCACGCACAAATTACAACTGGGTTCAGATTCCACAAAAGGTTTAGGTGCGGGGTCGAATCCGGAAGTCGGTCGCTTCGCGGCAGAAGAAAGCAAGAACCAGATACGCGGCATGCTGGAAGGTGCTGACATGGTGTTCATCACCGCCGGTATGGGTGGCGGTACAGGGACCGGTGGCACGCCGATTGTCGCGGAAATTGCCCGGGAAGTGGGAGCTCTCACTGTTGGGGTCGTCACGCGTCCTTTTGAATTTGAAGGCAACCGGCGACAAAAGCAGGCCAATGAGGGTTTGGAGGAATTGAAAAAAGCGGTGGACACTTTGATCGTGATCCCCAATCAAAAACTCTTAAGCTTCATCGGCAAGCAAACGTCCCTCATGCATGCCTTCAAGGAAGTGGACGATGTACTGCGTCAGGCGGTTTGCAGCATCTCCGACCTGATCGTCATTCCGGGACTCATCAATCTTGACTTTGCCGACGTGAAAACCATCATGTCCGGTATGGGTAAGGCGTTGATGGGATCAGGTATTTCTTCGGGTGAGAACCGTGCGGTCGATGCGGCTCAGAATGCAATCTCGAGTCCGTTACTCGACGATGCAGCGGTCGATGGTGCACAAGGTGTGTTGATTAACATTACCGGCGGCGAAGACCTCACGCTTCATGATGTAAACGAAGCGGCCACGCTGGTACAAAAAGCAGCACATCCAGATGCTCACATTATTTTCGGTTCGGTGATCGACAAATCCCTGCAGGACGAAATGCGGGTCACTGTTATCGCTACCGGGTTTCAGGAAACTTCTTCACAAGGTCTTGAGCTCGTAGCAGGACCCGCAGAGGAATCTCCCATGCCGCTCCGAAAAGTGGTCGGAGGAGAACCGGAACCGGTTGATGCGGTTGCGGAAGAAGGAGAGACGCTCTCTACCTTCAAACGCAACAACCTCAAAAAGCTGGCCAACAGCATTAAGAAAGAAGCTGCGGGAAGTCTGGCCAATGCGGCGAATTTTGACATCCCTACATTTCTAAGAAAACATGCTGACTGA